One stretch of Xiphophorus hellerii strain 12219 chromosome 21, Xiphophorus_hellerii-4.1, whole genome shotgun sequence DNA includes these proteins:
- the LOC116712130 gene encoding LOW QUALITY PROTEIN: frizzled-7-A-like (The sequence of the model RefSeq protein was modified relative to this genomic sequence to represent the inferred CDS: inserted 1 base in 1 codon) → MRTSWFWRSTFCLTLLLQPGSAQHEDGSSVLEPGFCQPISIPLCTDIAYNRTIMPNLLGHTNQEDAGLEVHQFYPLAQVQCSAELRFFLCTMYAPVCTLLDRAIPPCRSLCEQARNGCEELMNKFSFQWPDRLRCQNFPLHGAGEICVRQNRSDSEGPAEPNPTARPPFLRSDQRFSCPPQLQVPSRLSYRFLGEEDCGAPCESDRPGGLMHFSQEELKFSRVWVVFWSILCCVSTLFTVLTYLLDRRRFVYPQRPIIFLSGCSFMVALAYSAAFLLEDKAVCVARFRKEGYGLVVQGTEKDVCTVLFVVLYYFSMSGSVWWVVLGFSWFLSAGMKWSHEAIQARSQYFHLAAWLVPALKTVLVLAVGRVEATXLSGVCSVGAYSLEGLRGFILAPLSISLLIGASFLLAGFVSLLQVRSIMKHNGTETEKLERLMVRIGVFGSVYTVGGGLNWRCGGKVPGGSIIVSGCGRLRAGKVSFSR, encoded by the exons ATGagaaccagctggttctggaggtCCACCTTCTGCCTGACGCTCCTCCTCCAGCCGGGATCGGCTCAGCATGAAGACGGGAGTTCGGTTCTGGAGCCCGGCTTCTGCCAGCCCATCTCCATCCCGCTCTGCACCGACATCGCCTACAACCGGACCATCATGCCGAACCTGCTGGGTCACACCAACCAGGAGGACGCGGGCCTGGAGGTCCACCAGTTCTACCCTCTGGCCCAGGTCCAATGTTCGGCGGAGCTTCGGTTCTTCCTGTGCACCATGTACGCGCCGGTGTGCACGTTGTTGGACCGGGCCATCCCGCCCTGCAGGTCTCTGTGCGAACAGGCCCGGAACGGCTGCGAGGAGCTCATGAACAAGTTCAGCTTCCAGTGGCCGGACCGGCTGCGCTGCCAGAACTTCCCGCTCCACGGAGCCGGAGAGATCTGCGTGCGTCAGAACAGGAGCGATTCTGAAGGTCCGGCCGAGCCAAACCCGACCGCCCGGCCTCCGTTCCTCCGGAGCGACCAGCGGTTCTCCTGCCCCCCGCAGCTCCAAGTTCCGTCCCGCCTCAGCTACCGCTTCCTGGGGGAGGAAGACTGCGGGGCTCCGTGCGAGTCCGACAGACCCGGCGGACTGATGCACTTCAGCCAGGAGGAATTAAAGTTCAGCCGGGTCTGGGTCGTGTTCTGGTCCATTTTATGCTGCGTCAGCACGCTCTTCACCGTCCTGACGTATTTACTGGACAGGAGGAGGTTCGTCTACCCGCAGCGGCCCATCATCTTCCTGTCTGGCTGCTCCTTCATGGTGGCGCTGGCCTACAGCGCCGCCTTCCTGCTGGAGGACAAGGCGGTGTGTGTGGCCCGGTTCAGGAAGGAGGGGTACGGGCTGGTGGTCCAAGGGACGGAGAAGGACGTCTGCACCGTCCTGTTCGTCGTCCTCTATTACTTCAGCATGTCCGGTTCCGTGTGGTGGGTCGTCCTGGGCTTCAGCTGGTTCCTGTCCGCCGGGATGAAGTGGAGCCACGAGGCCATCCAGGCCCGCTCTCAGTACTTCCACCTGGCAGCCTGGCTGGTTCCGGCGCTGAAGACCGTCCTGGTGCTGGCTGTGGGCCGGGTGGAGGCGA TGCTCAGCGGGGTCTGCTCTGTGGGAGCCTACAGCCTGGAGGGCCTGCGGGGATTCATCCTGGCGCCGCTCTCCATCTCCCTCCTCATCGGCGCCTCCTTCCTGCTGGCCGGCTTCGTGTCGCTGCTCCAGGTCCGGTCCATCATGAAGCACAACGGCACCGAGACGGAGAAGCTGGAGAGGCTGATGGTGCGGATCGGCGTCTTCGGCTCGGTCTACACTGTTGGCGGTGGACTCAACTGGCGATGTGGTGGAAAGGTTCCTGGGGGGTCCATTATCGTCTCTGGCTGTGGTCGGTTGAGGGCTGGGAAAGTCTCTTTCTCCAGGTGA